The Terriglobales bacterium genome includes the window AGATACGTCTCGACCGCCTCGGGAGTGATGCCGCCGGCCATGGCTTAGGAGAGCGTCTGCCCCGGCTTCAGTTCGATGACCTCGACGTCCAGGTCGGCGGCCATCCGCCGGAACTCCGCCGGCGTGCCCGTCAGCAGCGGAAAGGTGCCAAAGTGCATGGGCACGACCGCGCGCGGCCGCAGCAGTTCGCAGGCGTAGCTGGCCTCCCGCGGCGACATGGTGAACAGGTCGCCGATGGGCAGCAGCGCCAGGTCAGGCTTGTAGAGCTCGTGGATGATGCGCATGTCGCCGAAGACGTTGGTGTCGCCGGCGTGATAGATCTTCAGCCCGTTCTCCAGGGTGATCACGTAGCCGCAAGCCTCGCCCCCGTAGAGGATCTGGTCGCCGTCCTGCAGGCCGCAAGAGTGGTCGGCGTGCACCATGGTCACGCGGATGTCGCCCACCGTCTGCGAGCCGCCCTTGTTCATGGGCGCGATCTGCTTCACGCCCTTCTTCTGCAGCCAGGTACACAACTCGAAGATGCCGACCACCACCGGGTTGTGCTGCTGGGCCAGAGGGATGACGTCGGCGATGTGGTCGAAGTGGGCGTGGGTCACCAGCATCCCGTCCACCTGCGGGAACGACTTCTGGTCCTCGGGACAAGAGGGATTGCTCGCCACCCAGGGATCGAGGAGCACGGTCTTGCCTCCCGGGGTCTCCAGCTTGAAGGTGGCGTGCCCCAGCCACGTCAGCTTGGCGCCTTGCAGGTTCATGTCTTAGCCTTTAGCTCCTAGCTCTTAGCCAGGACCGTGCCGTACCGCTCGGCTCGGGTTTCGACGCTAACTCCTAGCTACTAATTACTGACCGCTCCACGCCCGCCAGCCCCCAGCGAGAGAAATGGGGGACTTGAAGCCCATTTTCTTGAGATTGACCGCCGCCAGAGCGGAGCGGCTGCCGCCGCCACAGTAGAGCACGATCTTCTTGTCCTTGTCGGTGGTGATCTGGTCGATGTTCACTTCCAGGAGGCCGCGGGACAGGTGCGCCGCGCCGGGGATCATCCCTCGCGCCGCCTCCTCCTTCTCGCGCACGTCGATGAGCAGGAAGTCCTCTTGGGCCTGCTGCATGCGCTTCAGCTCGGCCACATCGATCTCCTGGATCTGCTTCTTGGCCTCGTCCACCAGTTGCTTGAACTCCGGCAATGCCATGGCCCGCGCTTCCTCCTGATTTTGAAGACTCCGAATTCTATGCTGCGGCCGTGCGCGACGGCAACCGGGGGGATTTATCTATTTACTGATTTATTGATTTATTGATTTACTGGAGCCTGCGCGGCGCAGGGAGAAATGAATAAATCAATAAATCAACAAATCAATAATTTACCGGTCCTCTTCTCCCGCTCGCAGATCGCCGCCCGCGTGGCCGAATTGGGCGCCGAGATCACACGCGACTTCGCCGGCCAGCCCGTGGTCTTCCTGGGTGTGCTCAAGGGCGCCACCATCTTCCTCAGCGACCTGGCGCGCTCGGTCTCGCTCGACGCCACCTTCGACTTCCTCGCCGTCTCCAGCTA containing:
- a CDS encoding metal-dependent hydrolase → MNLQGAKLTWLGHATFKLETPGGKTVLLDPWVASNPSCPEDQKSFPQVDGMLVTHAHFDHIADVIPLAQQHNPVVVGIFELCTWLQKKGVKQIAPMNKGGSQTVGDIRVTMVHADHSCGLQDGDQILYGGEACGYVITLENGLKIYHAGDTNVFGDMRIIHELYKPDLALLPIGDLFTMSPREASYACELLRPRAVVPMHFGTFPLLTGTPAEFRRMAADLDVEVIELKPGQTLS
- a CDS encoding rhodanese-like domain-containing protein, with the translated sequence MALPEFKQLVDEAKKQIQEIDVAELKRMQQAQEDFLLIDVREKEEAARGMIPGAAHLSRGLLEVNIDQITTDKDKKIVLYCGGGSRSALAAVNLKKMGFKSPISLAGGWRAWSGQ